The following are encoded together in the Coturnix japonica isolate 7356 chromosome 8, Coturnix japonica 2.1, whole genome shotgun sequence genome:
- the CRYZ gene encoding quinone oxidoreductase, which translates to MAAAAARAVMRAVRVSEFGGPEVLRLRADVPIPAPKDTQVLIKVHACGVNPVETYIRSGNYARKPALPYTPGSDVAGVIESVGERVTAFKKGDRVFTSATLSGGYADYAVAEADTVFPLSDKLNFSQGAAVAIPYFTAYRALFLKGRAKAGESVLIHGASGGVGIAACQIARAYGLKVLGTAGTEEGMNIVLRNGAHQAFNHREANYLDKIKEYTKMQGVNIIIEMLSNVNLAADLHLLSHAGRVMVVGCRGSIEINPRETMNKESSIIGVGRFLETEEERRQCAQVVLEGIEAGWLKPVVGPEYPLQEVARAHEDIIHSSGARGKMVLLP; encoded by the exons ATGGCCGCAGCAGCCGCACGGGCTGTGATGAGGGCGGTGCGGGTGTCGGAGTTCGGGGGCCCCGAGGTGCTGCGGCTGCGGGCTGATGTCCCCATCCCCGCCCCGAAGGACACGCAG GTATTAATTAAGGTCCACGCCTGTGGCGTAAACCCTGTTGAGACCTACATCCGTTCTGGGAATTACGCTAGGAAACCAGCTTTGCCTTACACCCCCGGCTCCGATGTGGCCGGTGTGATTGAGAGCGTTGGGGAACGTGTGACTGCATTCAAG AAAGGTGACAGGGTTTTTACCTCTGCTACGCTCTCTGGAGGATACGCAGATTATGCAGTTGCTGAAGCTGATACAGTCTTTCCTTTGTCGGATAAGCTGAATTTCAGTCAAGGAGCAGCGGTTGCAATACCCTACTTCACAGCTTACCGTGCTCTTTTCCTAAA aGGCCGTGCCAAAGCAGGGGAAAGTGTGCTAATCCATGGTGCAAGTGGAGGT GTGGGAATAGCAGCGTGTCAGATTGCCAGAGCTTATGGCTTAAAGGTTTTGGGCACAGCAGGAACTGAGGAGGGTATGAACATTGTTCTGAGAAATGGTGCTCACCAAGCTTTTAATCACAGAGAAGCTAATTATCTTGACAAAATTAAG GAATACACCAAGATGCAAGGAGTTAATATAATAATAGAAATGCTCTCCAACGTTAATCTGGCTGCTGACTTACATCTGCTGTCCCATGCAGGAAGGGTGATG GTTGTGGGCTGCAGAGGTTCCATTGAGATAAATCCCAGAGAAACCATGAACAAAGAGTCCAGCATAATAGGAGTTGGTCGGTTTCTTGAAACTGAG gAGGAGAGGCGTCAATGTGCGCAGGTGGTCCTTGAAGGCATCGAGGCTGGATGGCTGAAACCAGTCGTGGGCCCCGAGTACCCACTGCAGGAAGTAGCGAGGGCTCATGAAGACATAATTCACAGCAGTGGTGCTCGAGGAAAGATGGTGCTTCTGCCATGA
- the TYW3 gene encoding tRNA wybutosine-synthesizing protein 3 homolog yields MAAFGRYKAQRLERADRSRSGALDERAAGVVRLLNRNEPFCTTSSCAGRIVLAQGRAVRSHGLPGAVPSDGMLYDGMPSGGMPSEGMPSDGMLYDGVPCAVPKRQCRWLLVSHEPCGQRDVMAALEKATGDVVFKFEPFVLHVMCRELQDAQLLHSVAMESGFKNSGITIGKGGKIMMAVRSAHCLEVPLSHMGKLMVSEEYIEFLVHVANQKMEENARRIDRFYKHLEAALEAAGGASSSPSTDTGQARAVYVRRRKRRTARVQDVLPSPERPNKELEPGDDPEGSLDIFAGITL; encoded by the exons ATGGCGGCGTTCGGTCGCTACAAGGCGCAGCGCCTGGAGCGGGCGGACCGCAGCCGGAGCGGAGCGTTGGACGAGCGGGCGGCGGGAGTGGTGCGGCTGCTGAACCGGAACGAGCCGTTCTGCACCACCAGCTCCTGCGCCGGACGCATCGTGCTGGCACAGGGACGCGCAGTGCGCAGCCATGGGCTGCCGGGCGCCGTGCCGAGCGATGGGATGCTGTATGATGGGATGCCGAGCGGTGGGATGCCGAGCGAAGGGATGCCGAGCGATGGGATGCTGTATGATGGGGTGCCGTGCGCCGTGCCGAAGCGGCAGTGCCGGTGGCTGCTGGTTTCGCACGAGCCGTGCGGACAACGCGACGTG ATGGCAGCGCTGGAAAAAGCCACCGGTGACGTCGTGTTCAAGTTTGAGCCGTTTGTGCTTCACGTGATGTGTCGGGAGCTGCAGGACGCGCAGCTGCTG CATTCGGTGGCTATGGAGTCTGGGTTCAAGAACTCTGGCATCACCATtggcaaaggaggaaaaattatGATG GCTGTCCGGAGCGCTCATTGCTTGGAAGTTCCATTGAGCCACATGGGGAAACTGATGGTCTCTGAAGAATATATTGAATTTCTGGTGCATGTGGCTaatcagaaaatggaagaaaatgcacGGAGGATTGACAG GTTCTACAAGCACTTGGAGGCAGCCCTGGAAGCAGCAGGTGGTGCAAGCAGCTCGCCCTCCACAGACACAGGGCAGGCTCGTGCTGTCTATGTCcgcagaaggaaaaggaggacTGCCCGAGTGCAGGACGTGCTCCCTTCACCAGAGCGTCCTAACAAGGAGTTGGAGCCTGGGGATGACCCAGAGGGCAGCCTTGATATTTTTGCTGGCATCACGCTATAG